The following proteins are encoded in a genomic region of Candidatus Nitrospira nitrificans:
- a CDS encoding SxtJ family membrane protein encodes MATTKDLRSFGLLVGAVFCVIGLWPLIFRGEPMREWVIGGGGLLVLLGAIVPQLLRPLHTGWMWVGHVLGWINTRILLSIVFYGLITPIGLIFRLMGKNTVRQAFSESSSTYRVIRTPRARSHMKFQF; translated from the coding sequence ATGGCAACAACAAAAGACCTTCGGAGTTTTGGGTTATTGGTGGGGGCGGTGTTTTGCGTTATTGGACTATGGCCCTTGATATTTCGGGGCGAGCCGATGCGGGAATGGGTTATTGGAGGGGGAGGGCTCCTGGTTCTACTGGGAGCGATCGTTCCTCAACTGCTCCGCCCTCTTCATACGGGCTGGATGTGGGTCGGCCATGTGTTGGGGTGGATCAATACCAGGATTTTGTTGAGCATCGTATTTTATGGATTGATTACCCCCATCGGTTTGATCTTCCGGCTAATGGGAAAGAACACAGTGCGGCAAGCTTTTTCTGAATCAAGCTCCACGTATCGCGTAATTCGGACACCACGAGCAAGAAGTCACATGAAATTTCAGTTCTAA
- a CDS encoding carbamoyltransferase family protein, with product MYILGISAFYHDSAACLVRDGEIIAAAQEERFTRKKHDSSFPHYAVRFCLTQAGIGITDVKYVVFYDKPLIKFERLLETYVGFSPKGIQSFLAAMPVWLKEKLFLRKLLQKEVLTCGEGMDRAQLPEFLFDEHHESHAASAFFASPYQKAGVLCMDGVGEWATTSAWLGEGNTLTPLWEIPFPHSLGLLYSAFTYYTGFKVNSGEYKVMGLAPYGEPKYVKAIYEHLLDLKPDGTFRLNMEYFNYCTGLTMTSRKFDEVFGGPPRQPESKLSQREMDLARSIQEVTEEVMLRLSRTMHREMGVDYLCMAGGVALNCVGNGRVLREGPFKGIWIQPAAGDAGGALGAALSAWHLYENKPRTVNNVKDQMKGSYLGPAFSNNEVELRLKQVGAAYVRLDEQDLFTRVAEELARGKVVGWFQGRMEFGPRSLGGRSILGDARNTKMQSVMNLKIKYRESFRPFAPSVLRERVNSYFQMDCDSPYMLLVAPVQEKRRLPFNPSEKGLWGIELLNVLRSDIPAVTHIDYSARIQTVHEDTNPRYYYLLKAFEEKTGYATLVNTSFNVRGEPIVCTPEDAFRCFMRTEMDVLVLENCVLKKEDQKPLERDTDWKQEFALD from the coding sequence ATGTATATACTAGGCATTTCGGCGTTCTATCATGACAGTGCAGCTTGTCTAGTTCGTGACGGAGAAATTATTGCAGCCGCGCAGGAAGAACGGTTCACACGTAAGAAGCATGATTCGAGTTTTCCGCATTATGCAGTGCGATTCTGCCTTACCCAAGCAGGCATTGGGATCACGGATGTCAAATACGTAGTGTTCTATGACAAACCCCTTATTAAGTTCGAACGACTTCTGGAAACATACGTAGGATTCTCACCCAAAGGCATTCAGTCATTTCTCGCCGCCATGCCCGTGTGGCTCAAAGAGAAGCTGTTTTTGAGGAAGTTGCTTCAGAAGGAGGTCCTGACATGTGGCGAGGGGATGGATCGGGCGCAGTTGCCTGAATTTTTGTTCGACGAACACCATGAATCTCATGCCGCCTCCGCATTCTTCGCCTCCCCCTACCAGAAAGCCGGCGTGCTCTGTATGGACGGGGTTGGGGAATGGGCGACAACCTCTGCATGGCTTGGTGAAGGGAACACGCTGACGCCGTTGTGGGAAATTCCCTTTCCCCACTCGCTGGGGCTCTTGTACTCGGCATTCACCTACTACACCGGCTTCAAGGTTAATTCAGGGGAATATAAGGTGATGGGTCTGGCTCCCTATGGAGAGCCAAAGTATGTGAAAGCTATCTATGAGCACCTTCTGGATTTGAAGCCAGATGGGACGTTTCGCCTGAACATGGAGTACTTCAATTACTGCACCGGGCTTACCATGACTAGCCGGAAGTTTGATGAAGTATTCGGCGGCCCGCCTCGCCAACCGGAATCGAAGTTGTCCCAACGAGAAATGGACTTGGCTCGCTCAATTCAAGAAGTCACCGAAGAAGTGATGTTACGACTTTCCAGGACCATGCACCGCGAGATGGGTGTCGACTATCTCTGCATGGCTGGAGGGGTAGCACTGAATTGTGTGGGCAATGGAAGGGTCTTACGCGAGGGGCCATTCAAGGGTATATGGATTCAGCCAGCAGCGGGTGACGCTGGGGGCGCCTTGGGCGCGGCGCTGAGCGCGTGGCATCTGTATGAAAATAAACCAAGAACTGTGAATAACGTCAAAGACCAGATGAAAGGCAGTTATCTGGGACCAGCTTTCAGCAACAACGAGGTTGAGTTAAGGCTCAAACAAGTCGGCGCTGCCTATGTACGACTGGATGAGCAGGATCTATTCACTCGGGTGGCGGAGGAGCTTGCCAGGGGCAAAGTCGTGGGCTGGTTTCAAGGTCGCATGGAATTTGGGCCGCGGTCATTGGGTGGGCGGAGTATTTTGGGAGATGCACGCAATACGAAGATGCAGTCCGTCATGAATCTCAAGATCAAGTATCGAGAATCGTTCAGACCCTTCGCTCCGTCAGTCCTACGTGAACGAGTGAATAGTTACTTCCAAATGGATTGTGACAGCCCCTATATGCTTTTGGTGGCACCCGTGCAAGAGAAGCGCAGGTTGCCTTTCAACCCGAGTGAAAAAGGACTGTGGGGAATCGAACTCCTCAACGTTCTCCGGTCGGATATTCCAGCGGTCACGCATATCGACTATTCGGCAAGAATTCAGACAGTCCACGAAGATACGAATCCTCGCTACTATTATTTGCTGAAGGCCTTCGAGGAGAAGACCGGATATGCCACATTGGTTAACACTTCCTTCAATGTGCGCGGAGAGCCGATCGTCTGTACACCGGAAGATGCCTTCCGCTGCTTCATGCGAACCGAAATGGATGTCTTGGTGTTGGAAAACTGCGTACTGAAGAAGGAAGACCAGAAACCGTTGGAAAGGGATACGGATTGGAAACAGGAGTTTGCTCTCGACTAA
- a CDS encoding transcription termination/antitermination NusG family protein, producing the protein MVKYVGEERFRAEVMTKSWYAVRTKPRCEAFAEANLQRLGVEVFLPMLIEGKPMSVVNRKLATPLFPGYLFVRCAMPAQHRAVSYATGVKSVVSFGADPAIVDDLIIDSIKGQAVNGVIEIADGTFVPGRAVRIHDGPLCGLDAVFEKKLNGTSRVVLLLKAISYQARVVIDLRGVVNA; encoded by the coding sequence ATGGTGAAGTACGTGGGAGAAGAACGGTTCCGGGCGGAGGTCATGACCAAGTCTTGGTATGCAGTAAGAACGAAGCCTCGTTGCGAAGCGTTTGCAGAGGCTAATCTTCAGCGGCTTGGGGTGGAAGTGTTTCTTCCGATGCTGATCGAAGGCAAGCCCATGTCCGTGGTGAATCGAAAATTAGCCACGCCTTTGTTTCCAGGATATCTCTTTGTACGGTGTGCGATGCCGGCTCAGCATCGCGCGGTCAGTTATGCCACTGGGGTCAAGAGCGTGGTCTCATTTGGCGCAGATCCCGCCATTGTGGACGATTTGATCATCGATTCAATCAAGGGACAAGCTGTGAATGGTGTCATCGAAATTGCTGATGGCACGTTTGTGCCAGGCAGAGCCGTCCGAATTCACGATGGACCGTTGTGCGGGTTGGACGCAGTCTTTGAGAAAAAGCTGAACGGGACGTCTCGTGTGGTGTTACTGTTGAAGGCCATTTCCTATCAGGCGCGAGTTGTTATTGACCTTCGAGGGGTGGTCAATGCCTGA
- a CDS encoding XrtA system polysaccharide deacetylase yields MAFNQQSQNASVRHVLSFDVEEHFQVSAFWSDDRRQQWDRLESRVEQNTLRLAELLEHFETKATFFILGWVAERHPGLVKALAKQGHEIASHGYGHELVGSQTENEFRDDVRRSKRILEELTGEVIFGYRAPSFSITDRTPWALPILVEEGYLYDSSIYARFQPSEKVGMQRGVQEIVTAAGPIFEVALPTANLCGIQLPTPGGGYFRLLPYSASRMVLKQFEKTGTQFVMYLHPWEIDPDQPRMEGPVISKIRHYLNLEWTEQRLKYLLRDFTFAPVVEAVRPIRDMCRARVQGGTVASAVSG; encoded by the coding sequence ATGGCTTTCAACCAGCAGAGCCAGAACGCGAGTGTACGACATGTCCTCTCATTTGATGTGGAAGAGCATTTTCAGGTGTCGGCCTTTTGGTCCGACGACAGAAGACAACAATGGGATCGATTGGAAAGTCGCGTCGAGCAGAATACGCTCCGGCTCGCGGAGCTTCTGGAGCATTTTGAGACCAAGGCCACATTTTTTATTCTTGGATGGGTGGCGGAACGACATCCGGGGCTGGTCAAAGCATTGGCGAAACAGGGGCATGAAATTGCGTCGCATGGTTACGGACATGAGTTGGTCGGCAGTCAGACCGAAAACGAGTTTCGGGATGATGTCAGGCGGTCTAAGCGCATTTTGGAAGAGTTGACGGGAGAGGTGATCTTCGGCTATCGGGCGCCCAGCTTCTCGATTACCGATCGGACCCCGTGGGCATTACCGATTTTGGTCGAAGAAGGCTATCTCTATGACTCCAGTATCTATGCTCGCTTCCAACCTTCGGAGAAAGTCGGGATGCAGAGAGGTGTGCAAGAGATCGTGACGGCAGCCGGTCCCATTTTTGAAGTTGCGCTACCTACGGCGAACCTCTGCGGTATTCAACTTCCTACTCCCGGTGGGGGATACTTTCGCCTCTTGCCTTATTCAGCTTCCAGAATGGTTTTAAAGCAGTTTGAGAAAACCGGCACCCAGTTCGTCATGTATCTGCACCCTTGGGAAATTGATCCGGATCAACCTCGAATGGAGGGGCCGGTGATCTCAAAAATTCGCCATTATCTAAATCTCGAGTGGACCGAGCAACGGTTGAAATATCTGTTGCGTGATTTCACGTTTGCCCCTGTAGTGGAAGCGGTTCGGCCGATCCGTGACATGTGTCGAGCCCGGGTACAGGGTGGTACGGTTGCAAGTGCGGTGTCTGGATGA
- a CDS encoding TIGR03013 family XrtA/PEP-CTERM system glycosyltransferase, translating into MLVKTDEVVNKDAAVEPELRLCRFTENIYPMWDSLSPRRRILILGAGKLAGELCRVVRSQRLGLAEIVGVLVGGNERVESNSDMPDVIGTHEQVTRVVEAQKVTTVVVCIEDRRSILPVEQLLDLKAMGIDVRDGHQLFEEISGRLSIDSLRPSALVFSNGFKQRMATRIMKRFGDMMVAIVGLLVLIPLFLLVAFLIKIDSSGPVFYRQVRVGLRGRPFLIWKFRSMVQDAENAGAQWAQADDPRISRVGWWLRKTRVDEFPQLINVLRGEMSLVGPRPERPVFVQDLRKTIPYYDLRHTVRPGITGWAQVKFRYGASAEDAHMKLQYDLYYVKRLSFGIDMSVLMQTVRVMLLGEGAQ; encoded by the coding sequence ATGCTGGTAAAAACGGACGAAGTGGTGAATAAAGACGCTGCAGTGGAGCCGGAGCTGCGGCTGTGCCGCTTCACGGAGAATATCTATCCGATGTGGGACTCGCTGAGCCCCAGAAGGCGGATACTCATCTTAGGGGCTGGAAAGCTCGCCGGGGAACTTTGTCGAGTCGTACGTTCGCAACGTCTTGGGCTGGCGGAAATTGTCGGAGTTCTTGTAGGAGGAAATGAGCGAGTAGAGAGCAATTCCGACATGCCTGACGTAATTGGCACTCATGAACAGGTCACACGGGTGGTCGAAGCGCAGAAAGTAACTACCGTCGTGGTCTGCATTGAAGATCGTCGCTCAATACTACCGGTTGAACAGCTGCTCGATTTAAAGGCAATGGGAATAGATGTTCGTGATGGGCATCAATTGTTCGAAGAAATCTCAGGTCGCCTCTCAATTGATTCGCTTCGCCCGAGCGCCCTGGTGTTTTCGAATGGGTTTAAGCAACGCATGGCTACCCGTATCATGAAGCGGTTCGGTGACATGATGGTTGCAATCGTCGGATTGCTGGTGCTGATTCCACTATTCTTACTCGTCGCGTTTTTGATTAAGATCGATTCCTCCGGGCCCGTGTTTTATCGCCAAGTCCGTGTCGGCTTGCGTGGCCGGCCCTTTTTGATCTGGAAGTTTCGATCAATGGTGCAAGATGCGGAAAATGCGGGGGCTCAATGGGCGCAAGCGGACGATCCGCGCATCTCCCGAGTCGGATGGTGGCTGCGAAAGACCCGTGTCGATGAGTTTCCACAGCTGATTAATGTGTTACGAGGTGAGATGAGTCTTGTCGGGCCGCGCCCGGAGCGGCCGGTGTTCGTGCAGGACCTGCGAAAAACCATTCCCTATTATGATTTGCGCCACACGGTCCGGCCCGGCATCACCGGATGGGCGCAGGTAAAATTTCGCTACGGCGCCTCTGCGGAAGATGCCCATATGAAGTTGCAATATGACCTCTACTACGTCAAGCGGTTGTCCTTCGGGATCGATATGAGTGTTCTGATGCAGACGGTGCGAGTGATGTTGCTCGGGGAAGGGGCGCAGTAA